One window of the Rosa rugosa chromosome 3, drRosRugo1.1, whole genome shotgun sequence genome contains the following:
- the LOC133736804 gene encoding urease accessory protein F-like, producing MDIHRGSKEHASSDSLLQWGQWQLLDSILPTGGFAHSFGLEAAIQARIVSGPEDLQTFVIHHLENTASLLLPFVYSTTISPDLESLRRHDKILDAMLTNEVGRKASIAQGSALMRVAAAVYSEIPSLKSMRETSLSNGVVSFHHAPIFGLICGLLGLDSSTSQRAFMFITMRDVISAATRLNLVGPLGAAVLQHHIAPISEAILNQWKDRPVEEACQTVPLLDIVQGCHSYLFSRLFCS from the coding sequence ATGGATATACACAGAGGAAGCAAGGAGCATGCTTCGTCAGACTCCCTTTTACAATGGGGCCAATGGCAACTGCTTGATTCTATCCTCCCAACCGGTGGTTTTGCACATTCCTTTGGGCTTGAGGCTGCAATCCAAGCTCGCATAGTCTCTGGTCCTGAAGATCTCCAAACTTTTGTAATTCATCATTTAGAGAATACTGCAAGCTTACTCCTTCCTTTTGTGTATTCTACAACAATATCGCCTGATTTGGAGAGTTTGCGTAGACATGACAAGATATTGGACGCAATGCTGACTAATGAAGTGGGTAGAAAGGCATCAATTGCACAAGGGTCTGCGCTGATGCGAGTGGCTGCTGCTGTTTATTCAGAAATACCATCTCTTAAATCTATGAGGGAAACTTCTTTGAGTAATGGGGTTGTTTCTTTTCACCATGCTCCTATATTTGGGCTTATATGTGGATTGCTTGGGTTGGATAGCAGTACTTCTCAAAGAGCTTTCATGTTTATCACAATGAGAGATGTTATTTCTGCTGCAACAAGGCTGAATTTGGTCGGACCCCTTGGTGCGGCTGTTCTGCAACATCATATTGCTCCTATCTCTGAAGCTATACTGAATCAATGGAAGGACCGTCCCGTTGAGGAAGCATGCCAAACTGTTCCTTTGCTTGATATCGTGCAGGGTTGTCATAGCTACCTGTTCTCTAGACTGTTCTGTTCTTGA